A genomic stretch from Pomacea canaliculata isolate SZHN2017 linkage group LG2, ASM307304v1, whole genome shotgun sequence includes:
- the LOC112558275 gene encoding uncharacterized protein LOC112558275, whose protein sequence is MPAPKESLCRYGDPFRGGQNPIVRFEGGIGSAVGLDNVVPFTEIYSPCIPCERDCSRYICDPKCDANITSGLILTLRNLTLQVVKDTGDGDEQPQVFGTVPCICIMYILLRNV, encoded by the exons ATGCCGGCTCCTAAAGAGTCTCTCTGCCGTTACGGTGATCCATTCCGTGGTGGTCAGAATCCCATTGTTCGTTTTGAGGGTGGCATTGGCTCTGCTGTGGGATTGGATAATGTCGTTCCATTTACAGAG atttaTTCCCCCTGCATTCCATGTGAGAGAGACTGTAGCAGATACATCTGTGATCCCAAGTGTGATGCAAACATCACTTCAGGTCTGATTTTGACCCTCAGAAACCTGACACTCCAAGTTGTGAAAGACACTGGTGATGGAGATGAGCAGCCACAAGTTTTTGGCACAGTTCCTTGCATATGCATAATGTATATCTTGTTACGTAATGTATAA